A single window of Candidatus Omnitrophota bacterium DNA harbors:
- a CDS encoding thiamine pyrophosphate-dependent dehydrogenase E1 component subunit alpha yields the protein MIQCEGGVKLKKQEALGLFRKLLLGRLVEERIRKEYPSDQIKTAAHLGIGGEAIPVGVGHCLPKGTKAFGTYRNHVLYLSMSDDVDGFFAEMYGRLTAPAKGKAGSMHMCSPEHGLMATSAVVGTPIPLAAGAALASVYRQSRELAVVFFGDGAVEEGVFWETLNFASLRQLPMVFVCEDNGLAIHTPTSERQGFRSIPEAVAGFNCHVASGDGSDLQGVIALTREMLKRMAEEPKPGFLHLTYLRFLEHVGPGEDFHIGYRRRPTPEEAERLDPVRRFEKELLQDGYSEPELEAIRIEVARQIDRSVAQAQQAPLPPASELYTDVVTG from the coding sequence ATGATCCAGTGCGAAGGCGGAGTGAAACTGAAGAAGCAAGAAGCCCTCGGGCTCTTCCGGAAGCTGCTGCTGGGCCGCCTGGTGGAAGAGCGCATCCGGAAAGAATATCCCTCGGATCAGATCAAGACGGCGGCGCATCTCGGCATCGGCGGAGAGGCGATTCCGGTGGGGGTGGGCCATTGCCTGCCGAAGGGGACCAAGGCGTTCGGAACGTATCGGAATCATGTGCTGTATTTGTCCATGTCGGATGATGTGGATGGATTTTTCGCGGAAATGTACGGCCGCCTCACCGCGCCGGCAAAAGGCAAGGCTGGCTCCATGCATATGTGCTCGCCGGAGCACGGACTGATGGCGACGTCGGCGGTGGTGGGCACACCGATTCCGCTGGCGGCGGGTGCCGCCTTGGCCAGCGTCTACCGGCAATCTCGCGAGTTGGCCGTCGTCTTTTTCGGCGATGGCGCGGTTGAGGAAGGCGTGTTTTGGGAGACGTTGAATTTTGCGTCGCTGCGGCAGCTTCCGATGGTGTTCGTCTGCGAGGACAATGGGCTGGCCATCCACACCCCGACATCGGAGCGGCAAGGGTTTCGCTCGATTCCGGAAGCGGTGGCGGGGTTCAACTGCCATGTCGCCAGCGGCGACGGCAGCGACCTGCAGGGCGTAATCGCTCTGACGCGCGAGATGCTCAAGCGCATGGCCGAGGAACCTAAGCCGGGATTCCTGCATTTGACCTATTTGCGGTTTCTCGAGCACGTAGGCCCTGGGGAAGATTTCCACATCGGCTACCGCCGTCGGCCGACCCCGGAAGAAGCGGAGCGGCTCGACCCGGTACGACGGTTTGAGAAAGAGTTGCTCCAAGACGGCTACTCTGAGCCAGAGCTGGAGGCGATTCGCATTGAGGTTGCACGGCAGATTGACCGCAGCGTGGCCCAGGCTCAGCAGGCCCCGCTACCACCTGCGTCAGAACTCTACACGGATGTGGTGACGGGATGA
- a CDS encoding alpha-ketoacid dehydrogenase subunit beta — protein sequence MSSKTLTYREALNRALVKEMEADPDVFVFGLDVPDHKRIYGSTKGLVEQFGARRVFGTPLSEEAMTGVALGAALSGLRPIHVHIRADFMLLGMNQIANMASNLRYMSGGRLRLPLVIRAMIGRGWGQSAQHSKSMHSIFAHFPGLKVVLPTTPQDAYSLMRSSIRDDNPVIFLEHRWLYDIAGEVDEECVIPLGPPGVLRAGDAATVVATSWMNVEAVKAAEVLAKKRGIELEVIDVRTVSPFQEDVIAASVEKTKHCIVVDHDWVFCGFGAEVAARISHRCFGSLKRPVERLGYAPTPCPTTRPLETLFYPSAVEIIRVVERMLDLGQTDLSDESFYSYEQRFKGPF from the coding sequence ATGAGCTCCAAGACGCTGACGTATCGTGAAGCGCTGAATCGCGCCCTGGTGAAAGAAATGGAGGCGGATCCGGACGTGTTTGTGTTCGGTCTTGACGTCCCTGACCACAAACGGATTTATGGCAGCACGAAGGGGCTCGTGGAGCAATTTGGCGCGCGGCGGGTGTTCGGCACGCCGCTGTCGGAAGAGGCGATGACCGGGGTGGCCTTAGGGGCAGCCTTGTCGGGTCTGCGGCCCATCCATGTGCATATCCGCGCAGACTTCATGCTGCTGGGGATGAATCAAATCGCGAACATGGCGTCCAACCTGCGCTACATGAGCGGCGGGCGGTTGCGCCTCCCGCTCGTCATCCGGGCGATGATCGGCCGCGGCTGGGGCCAATCGGCGCAGCACAGCAAGTCGATGCACAGCATCTTCGCGCACTTTCCGGGATTAAAAGTGGTGCTGCCGACGACGCCGCAGGATGCGTACAGCTTGATGCGCTCCTCGATCCGAGACGACAATCCGGTGATTTTCCTCGAGCACCGCTGGCTCTACGACATCGCGGGCGAGGTTGATGAGGAGTGCGTGATTCCGTTGGGGCCGCCTGGAGTGCTTCGCGCAGGCGATGCGGCGACGGTCGTGGCGACGTCCTGGATGAACGTGGAGGCCGTGAAGGCCGCCGAGGTCTTGGCCAAGAAGCGAGGGATAGAGCTTGAGGTGATCGACGTCCGGACCGTTTCGCCGTTTCAGGAAGATGTGATTGCGGCCTCGGTGGAGAAGACCAAGCACTGCATCGTCGTCGACCACGACTGGGTCTTCTGCGGCTTCGGGGCTGAAGTGGCGGCACGGATCAGCCACCGGTGCTTTGGCTCATTGAAGCGCCCGGTGGAGCGGTTGGGGTATGCGCCGACTCCGTGCCCGACGACCCGGCCGCTGGAAACGTTGTTCTATCCATCGGCGGTGGAGATCATCCGGGTGGTGGAGCGGATGCTGGATCTTGGTCAAACCGACCTCAGCGACGAGTCATTCTACAGCTACGAACAGCGGTTCAAAGGGCCATTTTAA
- a CDS encoding decaprenyl-phosphate phosphoribosyltransferase encodes MDAIDQLTDTAAVIEPKAARARGQLRAMWVALRPEQWVKNLFVAAPLFFSQRLGVSGAVEATLAAIALFCAMSSSVYLLNDIVDREQDHVHPRKRFRPIAAGELSVSTARLMMVVLWLAALLGSVRLSAGFAGVLMAYWALNFCYSRWLKHQVIVDVFVVAAGYLLRVLAGAAVIHGAVSTWLLICTTLLALFIGFCKRRSELTLLAHEAPGHRQVLDEYTVPFLDMMIGIVTSAAIVSYLLYTASDEVARQFHAPGPVVTAPFVLYGFFRYLYLVYQRQEGGDPIQLLLTDRPMQMTVMFWVAAAGVMLYWR; translated from the coding sequence ATGGACGCCATCGACCAGCTGACCGACACGGCTGCGGTCATCGAGCCCAAGGCCGCGCGAGCTCGAGGCCAGCTGCGGGCCATGTGGGTTGCCCTGCGTCCTGAGCAATGGGTGAAGAACCTCTTTGTCGCCGCCCCGTTGTTCTTTTCGCAGCGCTTAGGAGTCTCTGGCGCTGTCGAAGCGACCCTGGCGGCGATCGCGTTGTTCTGCGCGATGAGCAGCTCGGTGTATCTGTTGAATGACATCGTGGACCGCGAGCAGGATCACGTGCATCCGCGCAAACGGTTTCGCCCGATTGCGGCTGGCGAACTCTCGGTGAGCACGGCGCGGCTGATGATGGTGGTCCTTTGGCTTGCGGCGTTGCTCGGCAGTGTGAGGTTGTCTGCCGGCTTTGCCGGTGTGCTGATGGCCTATTGGGCGCTGAATTTCTGCTACAGCCGCTGGCTGAAACATCAGGTGATCGTGGATGTGTTCGTCGTGGCCGCAGGCTATTTGCTGCGCGTGCTCGCCGGGGCGGCTGTGATTCACGGCGCGGTCAGCACGTGGCTGCTCATCTGCACGACGCTGCTGGCCCTCTTCATTGGATTTTGCAAGCGGCGCTCGGAGTTGACCCTGCTGGCCCATGAGGCTCCGGGGCATCGGCAAGTCTTGGATGAGTATACCGTGCCGTTTCTGGACATGATGATCGGCATCGTTACCTCCGCCGCCATCGTCAGCTACCTCCTCTATACGGCCAGCGATGAGGTGGCCCGGCAGTTTCATGCCCCTGGCCCGGTGGTGACCGCGCCCTTTGTGCTCTACGGATTTTTTCGCTACCTCTATTTGGTGTATCAACGGCAGGAAGGCGGCGATCCGATCCAGCTGCTGCTGACGGATCGCCCCATGCAGATGACGGTGATGTTCTGGGTGGCCGCGGCCGGCGTCATGTTGTATTGGAGGTGA